The Chryseobacterium suipulveris genome window below encodes:
- the ytxJ gene encoding bacillithiol system redox-active protein YtxJ codes for MSFFDKIFGGSDAEKDSVNFWHSIESESDLKQAVKKSFEKKVAIFKHSTRCHISKTVLRNFEKEVQNSAQDAEFYFLDLLAHRNLSNKIADDFGVQHQSPQLIVLENGKAVKNASHHSISLDLV; via the coding sequence ATGAGTTTTTTTGACAAAATATTTGGCGGTTCCGACGCGGAAAAAGATTCGGTTAATTTCTGGCATTCCATCGAATCGGAAAGCGATCTGAAACAAGCCGTAAAAAAATCCTTTGAAAAAAAGGTGGCGATTTTCAAACATTCCACAAGATGCCACATCAGCAAAACGGTTTTGAGAAACTTTGAAAAAGAAGTGCAGAATTCAGCACAGGATGCGGAGTTTTATTTCCTCGACTTGTTGGCACACCGAAATCTTTCCAACAAGATTGCCGATGATTTTGGTGTTCAGCATCAAAGTCCGCAACTTATCGTTCTGGAAAATGGAAAAGCTGTCAAAAATGCGTCCCATCATTCAATTTCACTTGATTTAGTTTAA
- a CDS encoding DUF1569 domain-containing protein: MVKYKSLLDPEIRKETERRILALNKECSPKWGQLEVSQMLYHCNKVLMVAIGKIILPKTNPVIYAIGNLTKIEMRIFNNGIPHNMPTFSKLIVKENCNFGESRDQLLKTLGEFCEIAESGKLPKKHELFGTMTTKDWGFMEHKHLDHHLKQFGV; this comes from the coding sequence TTGGTAAAATACAAATCACTGCTCGATCCCGAAATTCGGAAAGAAACCGAACGCAGAATCTTGGCTTTGAATAAAGAATGTTCGCCAAAATGGGGACAACTCGAGGTGTCGCAAATGCTTTATCACTGCAATAAAGTGTTGATGGTGGCAATCGGAAAAATCATTCTGCCAAAAACTAATCCTGTGATTTACGCCATCGGGAATTTGACCAAGATCGAGATGAGAATCTTTAATAATGGAATTCCGCACAATATGCCGACTTTCAGCAAACTGATTGTGAAGGAAAATTGTAACTTTGGGGAATCGAGAGATCAACTCCTGAAAACCCTTGGAGAGTTCTGTGAAATTGCAGAAAGCGGCAAACTCCCAAAAAAGCACGAACTCTTCGGAACAATGACCACGAAAGATTGGGGTTTTATGGAGCACAAACATCTTGACCATCATTTAAAACAGTTTGGAGTATGA
- a CDS encoding YfiT family bacillithiol transferase, whose protein sequence is MDNLEHKKYPIGKFEGPQNISDQEIDHHIKVLKDFPARLKNLVEHWSDEQLDTQYREGGWRVRQLINHLADSHMNSYVRLKLALTEDNPTIKTYDEAAWAELQDSFTIEIKPALQMLKGLHKRWVYELKSMTNMEFERTFFHPEQNRNISLKENLAFYSWHCDHHYAQIVNLKKEKGW, encoded by the coding sequence ATGGACAACTTAGAACATAAAAAATATCCCATCGGAAAATTCGAGGGACCACAAAATATCTCGGATCAGGAAATCGACCACCATATCAAGGTGCTAAAGGATTTCCCAGCGAGATTAAAAAACCTTGTTGAACACTGGAGCGACGAACAACTCGACACGCAATATCGGGAAGGAGGATGGAGAGTTCGACAATTAATCAACCATCTTGCAGACAGCCATATGAACAGTTATGTGCGTTTGAAACTGGCATTAACGGAAGACAATCCCACCATTAAAACCTACGACGAAGCAGCTTGGGCAGAATTGCAGGACAGCTTCACCATCGAAATAAAACCCGCTCTGCAAATGCTCAAAGGTCTCCACAAACGTTGGGTTTACGAATTGAAATCCATGACCAACATGGAATTTGAAAGAACTTTTTTCCATCCCGAACAAAACAGAAATATCTCGTTAAAAGAGAATCTCGCTTTCTACTCATGGCATTGCGATCATCATTATGCGCAGATTGTAAACCTGAAAAAAGAGAAAGGTTGGTAA
- the pncA gene encoding bifunctional nicotinamidase/pyrazinamidase, with product MKKALIIVDVQNDFCEGGALAVPGANEIIPYINLLMEENEYDQIVLTQDWHPANHKSFASNNGKQVGESIILNGLPQFMWPDHCVQGTFGAEFHKDLNRDKVTHIIQKGKNPDVDSYSGFQDNNHFVKTGLDDFLKYHDIQLVEIVGLAMDYCVKFTCLDAANLGYVTCLHFNGTRAVNVKPDNGKNAIYEMLQNAVTVLG from the coding sequence ATGAAAAAAGCCCTGATTATCGTTGACGTGCAAAATGATTTCTGTGAAGGCGGCGCTCTCGCTGTTCCCGGAGCGAACGAGATTATTCCTTATATAAACCTTTTAATGGAAGAAAATGAATACGATCAGATTGTTCTGACGCAAGATTGGCATCCCGCAAATCACAAAAGTTTTGCTTCCAACAACGGTAAGCAAGTCGGAGAATCCATTATCCTCAATGGTTTGCCGCAATTTATGTGGCCAGATCACTGCGTGCAGGGAACTTTCGGGGCAGAGTTTCATAAAGACCTGAACCGCGATAAAGTGACACACATCATCCAAAAAGGAAAAAATCCCGATGTTGACAGCTATAGCGGATTTCAGGACAACAACCATTTCGTGAAAACCGGCTTGGATGATTTCCTGAAATACCACGACATCCAATTGGTAGAAATTGTTGGTTTGGCTATGGATTACTGTGTGAAGTTCACCTGTCTCGATGCAGCGAATTTGGGTTATGTGACGTGTCTGCATTTCAACGGAACGCGCGCTGTAAACGTGAAACCCGATAATGGAAAGAACGCCATTTACGAAATGCTGCAAAATGCGGTGACTGTTTTGGGATAA